Part of the Candidatus Cloacimonadota bacterium genome, TGCTGTTGCCTGATGAATAATATCCGTTGGCAGTTACAATACCAGTGAATGTCACGGATTGTCCAACGAGTAGTGAAGGATATGTGCCATCTCCACCAGCTATAGTTGTGTATTGAATGTCATATATTGTTGTCCCATACAGCATGGATACAGATATACACATCACCAATAAAATTAATGAAAATTTACCTTTCATTCTTTCTCCAAAATTTCTTCTTGTTTTGCAGAGTTTTCTACAAAAAGATAATATATGATTAACAGGATAACGCCTACAACGATGCATGAATCTGCAATGTTGAAGACATACCATCGGTCAATATGCCATTTACCTATAGTTATATTGAAAAATTCCACGTCAAGAAAGTCTGTTACTTTTCCTAAAAATATTCTATCTATTAGGTTGCCGAATGCTCCACTGAGTATAAGTGTAAAGCTGAACCGGGCAAGAGGGTGGGTGTTCCTCCTGAATAAAAATATGATAATAACAATAGCAACTATATGAAGAACAAGGAGAATGATATTTGTCAGCTGTCCAAGTTGAGGATTGATGCCAAATACTGCTCCTTGGTTTTCAACAAAGGTTAGTCTGAAAAAATTCCCGAGTATTGGTAATGTGTCTGAATGTGCATGCGAGAAAAGATGGCGGATTGAAATTTTCGATATCTGATCAAGAGCAAGGAATATTATAAACAACAGCAAATATTTTTTTATATCGGATTTTTTATCTGTGGTTGTTAT contains:
- the lspA gene encoding signal peptidase II; translation: MFIIFLALDQISKISIRHLFSHAHSDTLPILGNFFRLTFVENQGAVFGINPQLGQLTNIILLVLHIVAIVIIIFLFRRNTHPLARFSFTLILSGAFGNLIDRIFLGKVTDFLDVEFFNITIGKWHIDRWYVFNIADSCIVVGVILLIIYYLFVENSAKQEEILEKE